In the Diachasmimorpha longicaudata isolate KC_UGA_2023 chromosome 1, iyDiaLong2, whole genome shotgun sequence genome, one interval contains:
- the LOC135160834 gene encoding uncharacterized protein LOC135160834, with translation MTSPPIKYTTNRAIDHFNVAATLMKIIGYVDSIEDLRELPKSPSKWIYKCILNNNDGRRVRILCSGDDALKYKDEIKMYQIIKITGGIIKAANPQYRRSTDTVSDKEFQFARRSTFDIFGTFNITNGADNGRSKVISYKKLRWRTFVLLAGQSRSLDGSKSHSEALPRN, from the exons ATGACATCTCCACCTATTAAATATACGACCAACAGAGCCATTGATCATTTCAATGTTGCAGCTACACTCAT gaaAATCATCGGCTACGTCGACAGCATTGAAGACCTGAGAGAGTTGCCAAAGTCTCCATCTAAGTGGATTTACAAGtgcattttaaataacaatgatgGCAGAAGGGTTCGCATACTTTGCTCGGGGGATGATGCTCTCAAATACAAGGATGAGATCAAGATGTATCAG ataataaaaatcactggaggGATTATTAAAGCGGCCAATCCACAGTATCGGCGATCAACGGACACTGTGAGcgacaaagaatttcaatttgcacGTAGGAGCACTTTCGACATCTTTGGCACATTTAACATTACGAATGGAGCTGACAATGGAAGGTCGAAGGTCatctcatataaaaaattgagatggagAACGTTTGTGCTGCTCGCGGGCCAGTCCAGATCACTGGATGGCTCAAAGAGCCATTCAGAAGCATTACCACG aaactGA